A genomic window from Luteolibacter sp. LG18 includes:
- a CDS encoding efflux RND transporter permease subunit, producing MFSLRYRGVVLILALLAIAYGAYVSSQVSLDVFPEFVPPQVAVQTEAPGLAPEQVEALVTRPVESAINGAGDIETIRSESIQGLSVVNVVFKEGTNPFTARQLLAEKLAELAGQFPEGVKAPKMSPLTSSTMDLLKIGLRSEKLTPMELRTFADWTLRPRLLAVPGVARSTVFGGSVHQLQVQVIPEKLVAYDIPFSEVVATARAATGIRGAGFIDTPTQRVVLQTDGQSLTPEALGEVEIIQSNGVSVRLRDVARVVDGAEPKFGDSLVQGKPGVLLSLSGQYGANTLETTRKVEAALDELKPLFAEQGIEVFPRLHRPATFIETALGNVQHSLLVGGALVALVLLLFLLDLRTAFISFVTIPLSLLGAMGVLDAFGVSINTMTLGGFAVAIGVVVDDAIIDVENILRRLRENAVAAAPRPLLEVVFDASIEVRGAVVYATFIVAVVFLPVLTMSGLQGRFFGPLGVAFILSVLMSLLVALTVTPALCMVMLARTKPHAEPRYIGWLKALHLRLLGAISQHPWLAMGTTLLILGGSLALVPLLGGELLPEFREGHFVVQVSAAPGTSLAEMNRLGSVISDEILKIPKVATVELQVGRAEQGEDTWGTNRCEFHVELKPGSPGEEEAVQEELRALLKNVPGIQSEVLTFLGDRISETISGETASVVVNVFGDDLDALDSAAHRVAGVLGSVPGAADVQVKASVGAPVLSIKLKPERLTRFGFRPLDVLEAVQVACQGADVAQVVRGGRVMEVAVLVAEEARKDPEALGDLMLANSAGTRLPLKQLADVSLTYGRELIQHEGARRRQTVTCNPTGNDVSGFVAAARKKLAAEKLPAGAYVELSGAAEEESKGTRELLAHSAVAAIGIVVLLALVFRRSRHVILVLVNVPFALIGGVLAVWVHGGTLSIGSMVGFVTLFGITTRNSIMLLSHYQHLVQSEGLPWNLETALNGAGERLVPILMTALVTALGLLPLALGSGDAGREIEGPMAVVILGGLISSTALNLLLLPALALKFGRFETADA from the coding sequence ATGTTTTCACTCCGCTATCGCGGGGTGGTTCTGATCCTCGCCCTGCTGGCGATCGCCTATGGGGCCTACGTGTCGTCGCAGGTATCGCTGGACGTGTTCCCCGAGTTCGTTCCTCCGCAGGTGGCGGTGCAGACCGAGGCACCGGGTTTGGCTCCGGAGCAGGTCGAGGCGCTCGTCACCCGGCCGGTGGAGTCGGCGATCAATGGCGCGGGGGACATTGAGACGATCCGCTCGGAATCGATCCAAGGTTTGTCGGTGGTGAACGTGGTGTTCAAGGAGGGGACGAATCCGTTCACCGCCCGCCAGCTCCTGGCCGAGAAGCTGGCCGAGCTGGCGGGGCAATTTCCCGAGGGCGTGAAGGCTCCGAAGATGTCTCCGCTCACCTCGTCCACGATGGACCTGCTCAAGATCGGGCTGCGGTCGGAAAAACTCACCCCGATGGAACTCCGGACGTTCGCGGACTGGACGCTGCGCCCGCGGCTGTTGGCGGTGCCCGGCGTCGCGCGGAGCACGGTGTTCGGCGGCAGTGTCCACCAACTCCAGGTGCAGGTCATTCCGGAGAAACTGGTGGCCTATGACATCCCGTTCAGCGAGGTCGTGGCCACCGCGCGTGCCGCCACCGGCATCCGCGGCGCGGGATTCATCGATACCCCCACCCAGCGCGTGGTGCTCCAGACGGACGGGCAATCGCTGACACCGGAAGCGCTCGGCGAGGTGGAGATCATCCAGAGCAATGGCGTGAGCGTCCGGCTCCGTGACGTCGCCCGCGTGGTGGATGGTGCGGAGCCGAAATTCGGTGACTCACTCGTGCAGGGGAAGCCGGGCGTCCTGCTGTCTCTCTCCGGTCAGTATGGAGCGAACACCCTGGAGACGACCCGGAAGGTCGAGGCGGCCCTTGACGAGCTCAAGCCGCTTTTCGCCGAGCAGGGGATCGAGGTCTTTCCGCGTCTCCACCGGCCGGCGACATTCATCGAGACGGCGCTTGGCAACGTGCAGCACTCCCTTCTCGTCGGCGGTGCTCTGGTCGCGCTCGTGCTGCTGCTGTTTCTGTTGGACCTCCGCACCGCGTTCATCTCCTTTGTCACCATCCCTCTGTCGTTGCTGGGAGCCATGGGCGTGCTCGATGCCTTCGGGGTTTCGATCAACACGATGACCCTCGGTGGTTTCGCGGTGGCGATCGGGGTGGTGGTGGACGATGCGATCATCGACGTGGAGAACATCCTCCGGCGGCTGCGGGAAAACGCGGTGGCTGCCGCGCCACGGCCCTTGCTGGAGGTGGTGTTCGATGCCTCCATCGAGGTGCGCGGAGCGGTGGTATACGCCACCTTCATCGTGGCGGTGGTGTTCTTGCCCGTGCTCACCATGAGCGGGCTGCAGGGGCGCTTCTTCGGACCGCTGGGAGTGGCCTTCATTCTTTCCGTGCTGATGTCGCTGCTGGTCGCCCTCACAGTCACCCCGGCGCTTTGCATGGTGATGCTCGCCCGCACCAAGCCACATGCGGAGCCTCGCTACATCGGCTGGCTGAAGGCGCTTCACCTCCGGTTGCTGGGAGCAATCAGCCAGCATCCCTGGCTCGCCATGGGCACCACGCTGCTCATCCTCGGGGGCTCCCTTGCCCTGGTGCCATTGCTGGGGGGCGAATTGCTGCCGGAGTTCCGGGAAGGGCACTTCGTGGTCCAGGTATCCGCCGCGCCCGGTACCTCTCTCGCTGAGATGAACCGGCTGGGTTCGGTGATTTCGGATGAGATCCTCAAGATCCCCAAGGTTGCCACCGTGGAGCTCCAGGTCGGGCGGGCCGAGCAAGGGGAAGACACCTGGGGCACCAACCGCTGTGAGTTCCACGTCGAGCTCAAACCCGGCTCGCCCGGCGAGGAAGAGGCCGTGCAGGAGGAACTCCGCGCCCTTCTCAAGAACGTGCCGGGTATCCAGTCCGAAGTGCTGACCTTCCTCGGCGACCGCATCAGCGAAACGATTTCGGGGGAGACGGCCAGCGTGGTGGTCAATGTGTTTGGCGACGATCTGGACGCGCTTGATTCCGCGGCCCATCGCGTGGCGGGCGTGCTTGGCTCCGTGCCGGGAGCGGCGGATGTGCAGGTGAAGGCCTCCGTCGGGGCACCGGTGCTGTCGATCAAGCTGAAGCCGGAACGTTTGACCCGCTTCGGCTTCAGGCCCTTGGACGTGTTGGAGGCGGTGCAGGTAGCTTGCCAAGGAGCCGATGTGGCCCAGGTCGTGCGCGGTGGACGGGTGATGGAGGTTGCCGTGCTGGTGGCGGAGGAAGCCAGAAAAGATCCGGAGGCGCTGGGGGATTTGATGCTGGCGAACTCCGCGGGCACCCGCCTGCCACTCAAGCAACTGGCTGATGTCTCGCTTACTTATGGCCGGGAGTTGATCCAGCACGAGGGGGCTCGCCGCCGCCAGACCGTGACCTGCAATCCCACGGGGAACGACGTGTCCGGCTTCGTGGCTGCCGCGCGGAAAAAGCTCGCGGCCGAGAAACTTCCCGCCGGGGCTTACGTCGAGCTTAGTGGCGCGGCCGAGGAGGAATCCAAGGGAACCCGTGAGCTGCTGGCGCATTCCGCCGTGGCCGCGATCGGAATCGTGGTCCTCCTCGCGCTGGTCTTCCGCCGGTCGAGGCACGTCATTCTGGTGCTGGTGAACGTGCCCTTCGCCCTGATTGGCGGAGTGCTGGCGGTGTGGGTGCATGGTGGCACGTTGTCGATCGGATCGATGGTCGGCTTCGTGACCCTCTTCGGCATCACGACCCGGAATTCGATCATGCTGCTTTCCCACTACCAGCATCTGGTCCAGTCCGAAGGGCTGCCATGGAATCTGGAAACCGCCCTGAATGGTGCGGGTGAACGCTTGGTTCCGATCCTGATGACGGCACTGGTCACCGCGCTGGGGCTTCTGCCCCTGGCGCTCGGCTCCGGAGATGCGGGCCGCGAGATTGAGGGGCCGATGGCTGTCGTGATCCTCGGTGGCCTCATTTCTTCCACCGCTCTGAACCTGCTCTTGCTTCCGGCCCTGGCCTTG
- a CDS encoding TolC family protein produces MRFVRFPLPLVVAVALSGCAGYSALPLSPGTSAYRFTRRTLEDREVRDAVVATGQRWPVSSWNLKNLTAVGRRLNPEVAVARAQLESAKAAIATAAERPNPGVTLSPQFTAPFKWMLGTYGIDFDIPIETAGKRRTRIDLAREQAASAGFHVAEVSWQMRGKLRKALLELSVAGRREAMTQRAIDSQAQVIEMMNQRVAAGEASRPDFVQSRLLLTQLKMQQADAVRQKGEAQAAVAEAVGLSARAMDGAVWSLSEFEKVPEVGDIEAARHQALQHRSDVLAALADYAASEAALRGEVAKQYPDIHLGPGYQWDAGTHKWSLGSTFNLPVFNQNQGSIGEAEAKRWEAAVKFTAVQAAASAEVDKALASWRGARAKYSTAGELVASQEKQVQSAEALAQGGETDRLAVASASLEQATTDLARLDAQAELQAALGSLEDALQTPLSR; encoded by the coding sequence ATGCGTTTTGTCCGTTTCCCGCTTCCCTTGGTGGTGGCCGTGGCGCTGTCCGGCTGTGCCGGATACAGCGCGCTGCCCTTGTCGCCCGGGACTTCGGCATATCGTTTCACCCGGCGGACATTGGAGGACAGGGAGGTGAGGGACGCGGTGGTGGCGACCGGTCAACGATGGCCGGTGTCCTCGTGGAACCTGAAGAATCTCACCGCCGTGGGACGGCGGTTGAATCCGGAGGTGGCGGTGGCAAGGGCCCAATTGGAGTCCGCGAAGGCGGCGATCGCCACCGCGGCGGAACGGCCGAATCCCGGCGTGACCTTGTCCCCGCAGTTCACGGCACCTTTCAAGTGGATGCTCGGAACCTACGGCATTGATTTTGACATTCCGATCGAAACCGCGGGAAAGCGACGGACCCGCATCGACCTGGCCCGCGAGCAAGCGGCTTCCGCGGGATTCCATGTGGCGGAGGTTTCCTGGCAGATGCGCGGCAAGCTGCGGAAGGCCTTGCTTGAACTCTCCGTTGCCGGGCGCCGCGAGGCCATGACCCAGCGGGCGATCGACAGCCAGGCCCAGGTGATCGAGATGATGAACCAGCGGGTGGCGGCGGGTGAAGCTTCCCGGCCGGACTTCGTTCAATCCCGGTTGCTGCTCACCCAGCTCAAGATGCAGCAGGCGGATGCCGTCCGCCAGAAGGGCGAGGCCCAGGCCGCGGTGGCGGAGGCCGTGGGGCTCAGCGCGCGGGCGATGGATGGGGCGGTGTGGTCCTTGTCCGAATTCGAGAAAGTTCCCGAGGTGGGGGATATCGAGGCGGCTCGCCACCAGGCACTCCAGCACCGTTCCGATGTCCTGGCGGCGCTTGCGGACTACGCCGCTTCGGAAGCCGCCCTGAGGGGCGAGGTGGCAAAGCAGTATCCGGACATCCATCTCGGGCCTGGCTACCAATGGGACGCGGGGACGCACAAGTGGTCGCTCGGTTCGACGTTCAACCTGCCGGTATTCAATCAGAACCAAGGGTCGATCGGGGAAGCCGAGGCGAAACGGTGGGAGGCCGCGGTGAAATTCACTGCCGTCCAGGCGGCCGCTTCCGCGGAAGTGGACAAGGCTCTCGCGTCGTGGCGTGGAGCCCGCGCGAAATACTCGACCGCGGGTGAGCTCGTGGCTTCCCAGGAGAAGCAGGTGCAATCCGCGGAAGCGCTTGCCCAAGGCGGGGAAACCGACCGCTTGGCGGTGGCCTCGGCCAGCCTCGAACAGGCCACGACCGATCTCGCCCGGCTGGATGCCCAGGCGGAGCTGCAGGCCGCGCTCGGCAGCCTGGAGGATGCCCTTCAAACCCCGCTTTCCCGATGA